In Acidimicrobiia bacterium, the DNA window CGCGAAGCGCGCGCTCGTCGTCGTGTTCACCGATCTCCTCGACGAAGCGGCGGCGCGTTCACTCGTCGCCGCGATACCGGTGCTCGCGCGCCGTCATGCGGTGGTCATTGCATCGGTACGCGACCCAGATGTCGACCACGCGGTCCGCGTCGAGCCGCGCGATCGCGACGACGTGTACCGCGCCGCGGTCGCGCTCGAGCTCCTCGACGGCCGCGCCCGGGTGGTCGCCCAGCTGAGCCGCGCCGGCGCCGAGGTCGTCGAGTCGGCGCCCGAGCACCTCGCGGCCGCATGCGTACGCGCCTACCTCCGACTCAAGTCGCGCGCGCGGCTGTAGCTACCATCCGTCCCACATGAGCGATCAGGAATGGGTGCCCGGCGAGGTCCCGGATGGCGTCGGTCCCGAGGTGTTCCGCGAGCAGTTGCGGCGGGCCGCCGGTCAGGATCCCGAGCACGGGGCGCACATCCAGCTCGAGTCCGAGACCGTGTTCCTCGAGGACGTCGAAGCGGTCGAGGCCGACACCGAGCCGACGCGGTCGCGCGTTCGGCTGCGCAACGGTGCCATCATCGGTGGGTTGACGGGCGCGGCGATCGTGGCCGCGCTCGCGACGATCAGATACCGGCGTCGACGGTCGTCGTAGTTACGGTCGCGGGCTTCCCGCGCCACAGCACGAGGCCCCAGAACACGGCGCCGAGCGCGATCCCGATCGTCAGCACCGTCGGGAGCCCGAGCCCCGCGGGGGTGATGAAGCCTTCGACGAGCCCCGCGACGACGAGCCACGGTGCGGTGCCGAGGATCATCTCGATCGCGGCGCGCGCTTCCTCGCGCAGCGCCTCACCGCGTCTTCGGTAACCGGGATCGACGATCGCCCAACCAATGCGCAACCCGGCCGCGGCCGCGACGCAGATGCAGCTCAGCTCGAGCACACCGTGCGCGGTGATGAGCGCGAAGAACGGACGACCGTTGCCCGCGCCGATCGAGAGTCCCGCGACGACGCCGAGCAACACGCCGTTCTGCACGAGCACGAGCACTGTGCCGAGTCCGAGGAGCAGTCCGCCGCCGAACGCGAGCATCGTGACCGTGATGTTGTTCGTGAAGATCTGGCTCGCGAGCGCGGCCTGATCGCTGACGCTCACGCCGAGGTCGGTGTTCGACGGGCGTGGTTCGGTGACGCGCTGATACTGCGAGGGCACGAGTCCCGACGCGGCGCCGGGATCGCGCCACGCCCACATGCCCGCGAGCAGCGCGGGTGCGAAGAGGAACAGCACGGCGACGAGGAGCGGGACCGGCCGCTCGCGGATCCGGCGCCAGTATCCGTGCGACACGAAGTCGCGCACCGCGCCGCGCCGCGGCTCCGAGTCGTACACGAGGTGGCGGGCGTTCGTGACGAGCCGCTCGAGTCGGCGCACTGCGGGATCGGCCGGGTAGCGATGGCGCGCGAGTGCGAGGTCGGCCACCGTCTCGCGGTAGCGCACGCCGAGCTCGCGCACGCCGTCGGGACCGAGCCGTTCCGGACGCTTTCCGGCGTCCCGGACGAGCGTTTCCAGGCGCTCCCACGTTGGTGATCGGTCGGCGACGAACGCGTCTACGTTCATGGCGTGCCGATCGACGAACAGGTCACGATCGCGACACCCGAGGGTCTCGAAGTCGACCTCGTGCTCGCCGGTCTCGGTTCACGGTTCGTCGCCCGTCTCCTCGACAGTCTCGTGCAGCTCGGCATCATCATCGCGCTCGTGATCGTCGTCGCGAACGTTCACAGCGGTTGGGCGGTTGGGGCCGCGCTCATCCTCTATTTCGTCGTGATCTTCGGCTATGACGTCGGGTTCGAGGTGATCGGGTCCGGTCGCACGCTCGGCAAGCGCGCTGCGGGGTTGCGCGTCGTGCGCCTCGGCGGGCAGCCGGTCGGCTTCACGCGCAGCGTCGTCCGCAACGTGTTGCGGCTCATCGATTTCCTCCCGACGATGTACCTGCTCGGCACGATCCTGATCCTCGCGACGCGCGACAACCAGCGGCTCGGTGATCTCGCGGCGGGCACGATCGTCGTGCGCGAGCACGGCACCAAGCGCGAGACACCGGGTTGGGCGAACTGGTCGCGACCTACGGTGCCGCCGGACGCGGTCGCGGGTTGGGACGTCAGCGCGGTGACGCCCATCGAGATCGCCGCGATCCGTCAGTTCCTCGATCGCCGGCTCTCGCTGCCTCCCGACACACGCGCGCAGCTCGCGTGGCAGCTCGCCGCGCGCGTCAGCGCGACCGTCACCGGTATCCCGCCCTCGGCGCACCCGGAGTACGTGCTCGAAGGCATCGTCGTGGCGAAGGAGCAGCGGCGATGAGCGAGGTGGCCGTCGACCGGCGCGCCACGCGCATCGTCGCGGGCGCGATGCTCGGCGCCGCGGTCGTGTGGCCGCGGCTGCCCGTACACCCGCCGCTCGCGTGCCCGTTCCGCACGCTCACCGGCATCCCCTGCCCGCTCTGCGGGATGACGCGCGCGGTCGTCGCCGCGACGCACGGGCACCTGCTCGAGTCGCTGCGCTTCAACCCCGCGGGGATCCTCGTGGTCGTGCTCGCGATCGCGTTGCTCGCCGGGCTTCGTGTCGACCGCGTGCGCATCCCACCGTGGACGATCGCGCTCTTCGGCGCGCTGCTCTGGGCGTGGAACGTCGGCTTCAACCCGACGTTTCACTAGCCAGCGCGCGGCGCAGCGCGGGCAGCGCGTTCGCGACCCACGATCGATCGCGTTCGCCGTCGACGCGCGCGAGCACCGCGTCGTCGATCCCGTACACGCGGCGCGCGTTGTGGCTCAGGATGCGCTCCTTCGTGTCGCGGTCGAGCGCCGGGTACCCGAACTCGGCTTGCATCGCGGCGGGTATCTCGAAGGCCCGGAACGCGTCGATGAGCGGCTGCGGCGATCCGTACCAGACCGAGTCGGTGCCCCACAGGATGCGCTCGGGCCCGAGCGCGACGAGCAGCTTGCCGAGCACGTGCGCGGCCTCGACCGGCCGCCGCAGCATCAGGTACCACGTCGTGCCGAGCTCCGCGTAGACGTTCGCCCGCGGACCGATGCCGTGTGCGGCGAGCGACGCGATCAATCGATCGACGCCGCGGCGCGTGCCGTCGCGCGCCTCGGCCACGAACGGTCCCTCCGCACCGTTCGGATCGCGCTCGTAGCCGGAGTGATACACGACGAAGTCGATGTCGGGGAAGGCGGTCGCGGCGGGTCCGATGTCACGCGGCGACGCGGCCGCGACCGACGCGTCCGGAATCGGTCCACCGAGCCCCTTGTGCGTCGCGACGACACGCGGACCGAGCGCTCGCACGCGCTCGAGGAACGGGAAGCCGATCTCCTCGTCGTCGAGGAACCAGCCGCCCGTCGGTGACGCGGCCGTCGGTGGACCGAACAACGTGTACACCTTCCATCCCGACGGATCGCACGCCGCGCGCCACTCGTCCATCGCATCGAGCTCGCCGTCGATGTTCGGGTGCACGATCGTGTGCGTGAGCACGCGGCCGCTGCTCGCGTAGCGATCGACGACCGTCCGCGCCGACGCGATCTGCGGGTTCGTGAGCACGTTGGTCGCCGCGGGACCGGGCGTCGACGTGAGCAGCGCGACCGCGGTCTCGCTCGCGCCGAACACGAGACTCGCCCACGCACCCGCGTCGATCACCTCCGGATCGACGCCGGCAGGCCACCGCTGCGGATCGACCATCGTGAGGAAGCCCGCGAGCGCGGCCGCATGCGAACCCGTCCAGCGCGCGGGATCGACGAGGTGCGTCTGCACGTCGACGACGGGCGCGCGCCCGGCGAACGCGGCCTCGGCCGCGGCTTCGTCACGCGCGGCTTCCTCCGGCACCGCGTAGAACCCGCCGCCGTGCGCTTCGTCGATCGCGAGCAAGGTGGCCGCGGTGCCGCGCCGGTCGAAGCGAAACTCGTCGACATCCATTGCGACCGCGCGCGCGAGCTCCGGCAGCGCATCGTCGAGGCGCGCGAGCGCGCGGCGATCGCGTGCCGTCCACGGCAGCGGTTCGTACTCGTCGCTCGCGCTGCACCGCAGCAGCGGCGGGACCACAGGAGATGTCGGTCCGCGCACGCGCGATCAGCGATCGATCTCGCGCCGGCCTTCGAGCGCGCGCCCGAGCGTCACCTCGTCGGCGTACTCGAGGTCACCACCCACCGGCAGGCCGCTCGCGATGCGCGTCACCCGTAGGTCGAGCGGCCGCAGCAGCTGCGCGAGGTACATCGCCGTGGCCTCGCCCTCGACGTTCGGGTTCGTCGCGAGGATCACTTCCTTCACCGCGTCGCCGTCGATGCGCCCGAGCAGCTCCTTGATGCGGAGCTGGTCGGGCAGCACTCCCTCGATCGGCGAGATCGCGCCCTGCAGCACGTGGTAGCGGCCGCGGAACTCACCGGTGCGCTCGACCGACACGATGTCGCGCGGCTCCTCGACGACACAGATCAACGTCGGGTCCCGCCGGTCGTCGCGGCAGAACGCGCAGAGCTCGCCCT includes these proteins:
- a CDS encoding stage II sporulation protein M, with the protein product MNVDAFVADRSPTWERLETLVRDAGKRPERLGPDGVRELGVRYRETVADLALARHRYPADPAVRRLERLVTNARHLVYDSEPRRGAVRDFVSHGYWRRIRERPVPLLVAVLFLFAPALLAGMWAWRDPGAASGLVPSQYQRVTEPRPSNTDLGVSVSDQAALASQIFTNNITVTMLAFGGGLLLGLGTVLVLVQNGVLLGVVAGLSIGAGNGRPFFALITAHGVLELSCICVAAAAGLRIGWAIVDPGYRRRGEALREEARAAIEMILGTAPWLVVAGLVEGFITPAGLGLPTVLTIGIALGAVFWGLVLWRGKPATVTTTTVDAGI
- a CDS encoding RDD family protein; translated protein: MPIDEQVTIATPEGLEVDLVLAGLGSRFVARLLDSLVQLGIIIALVIVVANVHSGWAVGAALILYFVVIFGYDVGFEVIGSGRTLGKRAAGLRVVRLGGQPVGFTRSVVRNVLRLIDFLPTMYLLGTILILATRDNQRLGDLAAGTIVVREHGTKRETPGWANWSRPTVPPDAVAGWDVSAVTPIEIAAIRQFLDRRLSLPPDTRAQLAWQLAARVSATVTGIPPSAHPEYVLEGIVVAKEQRR
- a CDS encoding DUF2752 domain-containing protein; this translates as MSEVAVDRRATRIVAGAMLGAAVVWPRLPVHPPLACPFRTLTGIPCPLCGMTRAVVAATHGHLLESLRFNPAGILVVVLAIALLAGLRVDRVRIPPWTIALFGALLWAWNVGFNPTFH
- a CDS encoding amidohydrolase family protein, which produces MVPPLLRCSASDEYEPLPWTARDRRALARLDDALPELARAVAMDVDEFRFDRRGTAATLLAIDEAHGGGFYAVPEEAARDEAAAEAAFAGRAPVVDVQTHLVDPARWTGSHAAALAGFLTMVDPQRWPAGVDPEVIDAGAWASLVFGASETAVALLTSTPGPAATNVLTNPQIASARTVVDRYASSGRVLTHTIVHPNIDGELDAMDEWRAACDPSGWKVYTLFGPPTAASPTGGWFLDDEEIGFPFLERVRALGPRVVATHKGLGGPIPDASVAAASPRDIGPAATAFPDIDFVVYHSGYERDPNGAEGPFVAEARDGTRRGVDRLIASLAAHGIGPRANVYAELGTTWYLMLRRPVEAAHVLGKLLVALGPERILWGTDSVWYGSPQPLIDAFRAFEIPAAMQAEFGYPALDRDTKERILSHNARRVYGIDDAVLARVDGERDRSWVANALPALRRALASETSG
- the recR gene encoding recombination mediator RecR, whose protein sequence is MSLYEGPVQALIDELGRLPGIGPKSAQRIAFYLLKTPQEDAKRLARVIVEAKERVSWCRTCFNIAEGELCAFCRDDRRDPTLICVVEEPRDIVSVERTGEFRGRYHVLQGAISPIEGVLPDQLRIKELLGRIDGDAVKEVILATNPNVEGEATAMYLAQLLRPLDLRVTRIASGLPVGGDLEYADEVTLGRALEGRREIDR